In one window of Paraflavitalea soli DNA:
- a CDS encoding histidine phosphatase family protein: protein MDKELYIIRHGETDYNKLGIVQGRGVNTDLNDLGREQGEAFYQYYKHVSFDKVYTSALKRTHQTVKRFVEGGIPWEQLPGLDELSFGIWEEKENKEDWVNAFREMNIHWQGGQCDLSFEKGESPNQVARRLQEALDVILSRPAEKRVLVCMHGRSLLVLLCLLSQLPISCMANFSHSNTCLYRVSYGNGQFSVLEANDVRHLQVTKNSL from the coding sequence ATGGATAAAGAGTTATATATCATCAGGCATGGGGAAACCGATTATAACAAGTTGGGCATTGTGCAGGGCAGAGGAGTAAATACTGATCTCAATGACCTCGGAAGGGAACAGGGAGAGGCATTTTACCAATATTATAAACATGTGTCTTTTGATAAGGTTTATACATCCGCCCTTAAGCGTACTCACCAGACTGTAAAAAGATTTGTAGAAGGAGGTATTCCCTGGGAACAATTGCCGGGTCTTGATGAACTGTCTTTTGGTATTTGGGAGGAAAAGGAAAATAAGGAAGATTGGGTAAATGCATTCCGCGAAATGAATATTCACTGGCAGGGTGGGCAATGTGATCTATCCTTTGAAAAAGGTGAAAGCCCCAACCAGGTTGCCAGGCGCCTTCAGGAAGCGCTGGACGTTATTCTCTCCAGGCCTGCTGAAAAGCGGGTGCTGGTCTGCATGCACGGTCGCTCCCTGCTGGTATTGTTGTGTCTGCTCAGCCAATTACCGATCAGTTGTATGGCAAACTTCAGCCATAGCAACACCTGCCTTTATCGGGTGTCTTATGGCAATGGCCAGTTCAGCGTGCTGGAAGCAAATGATGTCCGCCATCTGCAGGTGACGAAGAATTCACTTTAA
- a CDS encoding serine hydrolase domain-containing protein: MKKISLAVLLFHWLTTVTAQQHYSKAVNEQIARVETTLAGRLVIDGKLYTLAERMKHYNVAGLSVAVIDNYQLVWAKGYGYADKKEGRKVTTTTLFEPGSISKSLNAVGILQLAQQGKLDLYQDINQYLVNWKFPYDTVSHGKKITTAQLLTHTAGLGVHGFPGYQRDSAIASVTDILDGRAPSNTEAVRSVMEPGKESRYSGGGILITQQILTDLTKQPYEDYMYDHVFRPLGMTNSSYHQPPTESQRKNLATGYKSNGHEVPGKYFVYPEKAAAGLWTTPTDLCKYIIEIQQAYQGKSSKVLNQEMVRLHLTPYKDDVAMGTYIQNRNGEKYFVHSASNEGFTGYFLGGLTNGKGVALFVNSDDGYVLLELLNSIALEYNWAGFPKPEQITTVPVNDTIASKYAGEYITDGYLSAIEKEKDGLYFWTDGIHSKMHFTSPTVFRNIELGGTKAFIFDTTGVVTGFTNTINGRLRATGQRITTLDTLKPRPGQSGVLGRHLLETKNYDKAISFLSKGLATEPSDSSLVKNLAHSYLFKGDFSRAIELYQQYLKSGHTVNELSKNLKDDLEYFRKAGFDHSAIKRAREELSL; this comes from the coding sequence ATGAAAAAAATCAGTTTAGCGGTCCTTTTGTTCCATTGGCTTACAACAGTCACCGCACAGCAGCATTATTCCAAGGCCGTAAACGAACAGATCGCCCGGGTGGAAACCACCCTCGCGGGAAGACTTGTTATCGACGGCAAACTGTATACGCTTGCCGAAAGGATGAAGCATTACAACGTGGCGGGATTAAGTGTCGCTGTTATCGATAATTACCAGCTTGTATGGGCCAAAGGGTATGGTTATGCCGACAAAAAAGAAGGCAGGAAAGTAACTACTACTACCCTGTTTGAACCGGGATCGATCAGTAAGTCACTAAACGCGGTGGGTATCCTGCAGCTGGCGCAACAGGGAAAACTGGATCTTTACCAGGACATCAACCAGTACCTGGTCAACTGGAAGTTCCCTTATGACACAGTGTCTCATGGCAAGAAAATCACCACCGCCCAGCTGCTCACCCACACGGCAGGCCTGGGAGTGCATGGTTTTCCCGGGTACCAACGGGACAGCGCCATTGCAAGCGTCACCGATATTTTAGACGGCCGGGCCCCTTCCAACACCGAAGCCGTACGCTCGGTAATGGAGCCCGGCAAAGAATCGCGGTATTCCGGCGGAGGCATCCTTATCACGCAACAAATATTGACCGACCTCACCAAACAGCCATATGAAGACTATATGTATGACCATGTGTTCCGGCCACTGGGAATGACCAACAGTTCCTACCATCAGCCCCCTACGGAGAGCCAACGAAAAAATCTTGCAACAGGCTATAAAAGCAATGGCCATGAAGTGCCGGGCAAATATTTTGTATACCCGGAAAAAGCAGCGGCCGGATTATGGACCACACCTACAGATTTATGCAAATACATAATTGAAATACAGCAGGCTTACCAGGGAAAATCGTCAAAGGTGTTGAACCAGGAAATGGTAAGATTACATTTAACGCCCTATAAAGATGATGTGGCCATGGGCACTTACATACAGAACAGGAATGGCGAAAAATACTTTGTTCATTCGGCGAGTAACGAGGGATTCACGGGTTATTTCCTGGGCGGACTCACCAATGGAAAAGGCGTGGCGTTGTTTGTGAACTCCGACGATGGTTACGTTTTACTGGAGTTACTCAACAGCATAGCACTGGAATACAACTGGGCAGGGTTTCCAAAGCCTGAGCAAATAACCACTGTACCTGTAAACGATACGATCGCCTCGAAATACGCCGGCGAATATATAACAGACGGATATTTATCAGCAATAGAAAAAGAAAAAGACGGGCTTTACTTCTGGACGGATGGCATCCACAGCAAAATGCATTTTACGTCGCCAACCGTTTTTCGCAACATCGAATTAGGCGGCACAAAGGCTTTTATTTTCGATACCACCGGGGTAGTAACCGGTTTTACGAATACGATTAATGGCCGGCTGCGGGCAACCGGACAAAGGATAACCACTTTAGATACACTGAAACCGAGACCCGGACAATCGGGAGTTTTAGGCCGTCATTTGCTGGAGACTAAAAATTACGACAAGGCGATTAGCTTTTTATCGAAAGGTTTGGCCACCGAACCTTCAGACTCGTCGCTGGTAAAAAACCTCGCTCACTCCTATCTCTTTAAGGGTGATTTCTCCAGGGCGATTGAGCTATACCAACAATATTTAAAGTCAGGGCACACGGTGAACGAGTTAAGCAAAAATCTGAAAGATGATCTTGAATATTTCCGCAAGGCGGGATTCGACCATTCAGCGATCAAAAGGGCAAGGGAAGAGCTTTCTCTATAG
- a CDS encoding IS66 family transposase — translation MKVIDKDKKGETHRGYYWVYQNSLKKIAFFDYQEGRGREGPMVILEIFKGYLQTDGYAAYDIFDKRPGITLIHCMAHACRMFHEELDNDYDRASYALNDIPKLYTIERISRESRLNYEEPKVVRTAKAAPILKGMWLWMQQQYVHVLPKSAIGKALAYSLERWHKLSLYTTDSFCPLLVIICLKAI, via the coding sequence ATCAAGGTAATTGACAAAGATAAAAAGGGAGAAACCCACAGAGGCTACTATTGGGTTTACCAAAACAGCCTGAAAAAGATCGCGTTCTTCGATTACCAGGAAGGCCGTGGACGGGAAGGGCCGATGGTAATACTGGAAATCTTCAAAGGGTATTTGCAGACTGATGGCTACGCAGCCTATGATATTTTTGATAAGCGTCCAGGCATAACGCTAATACACTGTATGGCGCATGCCTGCCGTATGTTCCATGAAGAACTGGACAACGATTATGACCGGGCCTCCTATGCACTTAATGATATCCCAAAGCTGTATACGATAGAGCGCATCAGCAGAGAAAGTAGACTGAATTATGAAGAGCCTAAAGTCGTTCGTACAGCCAAAGCTGCCCCGATTCTGAAAGGGATGTGGCTCTGGATGCAGCAACAGTATGTACACGTGCTTCCTAAAAGCGCCATTGGCAAGGCCCTGGCCTACAGCCTGGAGCGTTGGCATAAACTTTCTCTGTATACTACAGATTCTTTTTGTCCTTTGTTGGTAATTATATGCCTTAAAGCTATTTAG
- a CDS encoding nuclear transport factor 2 family protein → MKSMFLTGLLLWTSFLLGGQTPPTNKTTPAMEQVLKTHQALYKALPEKSATVLESILRPEFVFTSANGDLQDRASFLAAFALNEAVGIPLLQTSGQRITVVGNTAVLTALMHIHIIRNVQTDPVVRDLWERVTETYVQQDGQWKLLSLQATYTKSD, encoded by the coding sequence ATGAAAAGCATGTTTTTGACCGGTCTGCTCTTATGGACCAGCTTCCTGCTGGGCGGACAAACCCCTCCCACCAACAAAACGACACCCGCTATGGAACAGGTACTCAAAACACACCAGGCCTTGTATAAAGCCTTGCCCGAAAAATCGGCCACCGTACTGGAAAGCATTCTGAGGCCTGAATTTGTCTTTACCTCGGCCAATGGGGACTTGCAGGACCGTGCTAGTTTTCTCGCCGCATTTGCGCTGAATGAGGCTGTGGGGATACCCCTGCTGCAAACCTCGGGGCAAAGGATCACGGTGGTTGGTAATACGGCGGTACTGACGGCGCTGATGCATATTCACATCATCCGGAATGTCCAGACAGACCCGGTGGTCAGGGATCTGTGGGAGCGGGTGACAGAAACCTATGTACAGCAGGACGGGCAATGGAAGTTATTGTCCCTGCAGGCTACCTATACCAAAAGTGACTGA
- a CDS encoding Crp/Fnr family transcriptional regulator encodes MTHHYQQMLQAIRQISPMPDPDWQLCQANLEYRHISKGAYFVEEGNVYPYIGFVLQGLLRAYYLVDGEEINCQFYFEGHWPKAYHNFLTQTPSKMWIRAIEDTEVLLIRYDHLQALFQQSRHWERFGRIATENAFVAAQLRNEMLLLDDPETRYLKLTHIHPQILERVSLTQLASYIGIRQPSLSRIRRRLMSRIPKRGRP; translated from the coding sequence ATGACGCACCACTATCAACAAATGCTCCAGGCCATCCGGCAGATCAGCCCAATGCCCGACCCTGATTGGCAACTATGCCAGGCCAACCTGGAATACAGGCATATATCCAAAGGCGCTTACTTTGTGGAAGAAGGCAATGTGTATCCCTACATCGGCTTTGTATTACAGGGCCTCCTCCGCGCTTATTACCTGGTAGATGGCGAAGAGATCAATTGCCAGTTCTATTTTGAAGGCCATTGGCCCAAAGCCTATCACAACTTCCTCACGCAAACGCCCAGCAAAATGTGGATCAGGGCCATCGAGGATACAGAAGTCCTGCTCATCAGGTACGACCACCTCCAGGCACTGTTCCAACAAAGCCGCCACTGGGAACGATTTGGCCGTATAGCCACAGAGAATGCCTTTGTGGCAGCACAGCTCCGCAACGAAATGCTGCTGCTCGATGATCCGGAAACGCGGTACCTGAAGTTGACGCATATACACCCGCAAATACTGGAAAGGGTTTCCCTCACCCAACTGGCTTCTTACATCGGCATCCGGCAACCTTCCCTGAGCCGCATCCGGCGAAGGCTCATGTCCCGTATCCCTAAGCGGGGGCGCCCATAG
- a CDS encoding acyltransferase family protein, with amino-acid sequence MSKEKLSPGILQSKQHFEILDGLRGVAALGVVVFHFMEWVFTDYSKNFIGHGFLAVDFFFCLSGFVIAYAYDNRIGPMGVLEFFKSRLIRLHPLVILGTVLGLLAFLFDPFATQPGLYSAGKLILLLLCSLFLIPMPIMEDRGFNQFGFNAPAWSLFWEYIANILYAFILHRIGRRVLIALTILAGAGICFVSYRAGNLMGGWGRDNFWDGGARVAYSFLAGMLIFRSNWIIKNKLGFIGLSILLLLAFVMPVFKANWLVEALVVLFYFPLLVSLGAGATLVPGFKKLCVFSGKISYPLYMTHYSVIWIFGNYLITHKPGTKELALVISGGTILLVGIAWLVMKYYDIPVRKYLASKRR; translated from the coding sequence ATGAGCAAGGAAAAACTAAGTCCGGGCATCCTGCAATCCAAACAGCATTTTGAGATCCTCGACGGACTGCGAGGGGTAGCAGCCCTGGGCGTAGTGGTGTTTCATTTCATGGAATGGGTATTCACGGACTACAGCAAGAACTTCATCGGCCACGGTTTTTTAGCCGTAGACTTCTTTTTCTGTTTATCAGGGTTTGTGATCGCTTATGCTTATGATAATCGCATCGGACCAATGGGCGTGCTGGAGTTTTTCAAATCAAGGCTTATCAGGCTACACCCGCTGGTTATCCTGGGCACCGTATTAGGTTTACTGGCTTTCCTGTTCGATCCCTTTGCCACCCAGCCGGGTTTGTACAGCGCCGGTAAGTTGATCCTGCTATTGCTTTGCTCGCTGTTCCTCATTCCCATGCCCATTATGGAAGACCGGGGCTTCAATCAGTTTGGTTTCAATGCCCCCGCCTGGTCTTTGTTTTGGGAGTATATAGCCAATATCCTGTATGCTTTTATACTGCACAGGATTGGTCGTCGGGTATTGATCGCTTTAACCATCCTGGCAGGCGCTGGTATTTGCTTTGTCAGTTACCGGGCAGGCAACCTGATGGGTGGCTGGGGCAGGGACAACTTTTGGGATGGCGGCGCCCGCGTAGCTTACTCCTTCCTGGCAGGTATGCTCATCTTCCGTTCCAATTGGATCATTAAGAACAAACTCGGTTTTATTGGTCTGTCCATCCTCTTGCTATTGGCTTTTGTGATGCCCGTCTTTAAGGCCAACTGGCTGGTAGAAGCCCTGGTAGTACTCTTCTATTTCCCTCTACTGGTATCACTGGGGGCGGGCGCCACGCTGGTGCCCGGATTTAAAAAGCTCTGTGTCTTTTCAGGAAAAATATCCTACCCGCTGTACATGACGCACTATTCAGTTATCTGGATATTTGGCAACTACCTCATTACCCACAAGCCAGGTACCAAAGAGCTGGCCCTCGTCATATCCGGAGGAACCATTCTCTTGGTTGGCATTGCCTGGCTCGTCATGAAATACTATGATATTCCTGTCAGAAAATACCTGGCCAGTAAAAGGCGGTAA
- a CDS encoding RNA polymerase sigma factor, protein MDARSQQTDEKILFARIAEGDETAFRKLFQDYMPVIFPMILQVTKSGPVAEDIIQETFLRLWVHRDRLKDINNPRAWILRIAYFQAFTYLRDQSIHSRAVANVPAEETNPADTEMQMAFKSTEALVKKAVDQLPGQQNKVYRLSREGGLKTSEIASQMGLSEQSVKNTLVRALKFIREYLEKAGYALLLFFLLLIGTKP, encoded by the coding sequence GTGGATGCCCGTTCTCAACAAACAGACGAAAAAATACTCTTTGCCCGGATTGCCGAAGGGGATGAAACTGCTTTCCGTAAGTTGTTCCAGGATTATATGCCGGTCATTTTTCCGATGATCCTGCAGGTGACCAAATCGGGCCCTGTGGCAGAAGACATCATCCAGGAAACCTTTCTGCGGTTATGGGTGCACCGCGACAGGCTCAAAGACATCAATAACCCACGGGCCTGGATACTGCGTATCGCTTACTTTCAGGCCTTTACTTACCTCCGGGATCAATCCATTCACAGCAGGGCGGTGGCCAATGTACCCGCAGAAGAAACGAACCCGGCAGATACGGAAATGCAAATGGCCTTCAAAAGCACCGAAGCCCTGGTTAAAAAAGCGGTAGACCAACTGCCCGGCCAGCAAAACAAAGTATACCGCCTGAGCAGGGAAGGAGGACTAAAAACTTCAGAAATTGCCAGTCAAATGGGACTATCCGAACAATCGGTCAAGAATACACTCGTAAGGGCTTTAAAATTTATCCGTGAATACCTGGAAAAGGCAGGCTATGCGCTATTATTGTTTTTTTTACTGCTCATAGGTACCAAACCATGA
- a CDS encoding FecR family protein, with translation MLNEAQLKDLLDKALAGKASEAELRSLADALKEDEDFVVTDQIAAVLGSQSTQHVLPSQQRVAQLADQILSADKLAAYTASAAPRQAPLIALWKKIAIAAAILAVVATISFYFLQQKKHPQTPPITHTESNIRGDVNPGNNKARLILADGSVVDLDSVAKGLLSLQGRTQISKCTDGQVSYLADDNAPKEIAGAAVLYNKIDVPRGGQYQLILSDGTQVWLNAASSLRYPVAFKGNERVVELEGEGYFEVAKDAARPFSVRTTRADVQVLGTHFNVCSYAGEDWKTTLLEGRVAVKQQAVQALLKPGNQAILVNNNEKLNLVSEADVSEAIAWKEGYFQYNDATIPAIMQQVSRWYDVDIVYKDTVSKRTFNGKIKRATRLSGIVKALKEGGINCAIDANRLLVYP, from the coding sequence ATGTTAAACGAAGCTCAATTAAAGGACTTACTGGATAAAGCGCTGGCAGGCAAGGCCAGTGAGGCCGAGCTGCGTAGCCTGGCAGATGCCCTGAAGGAAGATGAGGACTTTGTGGTCACCGACCAGATCGCAGCAGTGCTGGGATCGCAAAGCACACAGCATGTATTACCCAGCCAGCAACGGGTAGCCCAGCTGGCCGACCAGATCTTATCGGCCGACAAACTGGCTGCCTACACTGCAAGTGCAGCGCCCCGCCAGGCGCCATTGATCGCTTTATGGAAAAAGATAGCCATTGCCGCCGCCATCCTCGCAGTAGTAGCTACCATCAGCTTTTACTTCTTACAGCAAAAGAAACATCCTCAGACTCCGCCCATCACTCATACAGAGAGCAACATCCGGGGCGATGTAAATCCCGGTAACAACAAAGCCAGGCTCATCCTGGCCGATGGCTCGGTGGTTGACCTGGACAGTGTGGCTAAAGGATTGTTGTCACTCCAGGGCCGTACACAGATCTCCAAATGCACGGATGGGCAGGTGTCTTACCTGGCTGATGACAATGCGCCGAAGGAAATCGCAGGCGCCGCTGTTTTATACAATAAGATCGATGTACCGCGCGGTGGCCAATACCAGCTCATCCTGTCCGATGGTACCCAGGTATGGCTCAATGCCGCCTCTTCCCTGCGTTATCCCGTTGCTTTCAAGGGCAATGAGCGGGTAGTGGAGCTGGAAGGAGAAGGTTATTTTGAAGTAGCGAAGGATGCCGCCCGGCCTTTTTCAGTGCGCACCACGCGGGCCGATGTGCAGGTGTTGGGCACGCATTTCAACGTTTGCTCCTATGCCGGAGAAGACTGGAAAACAACCTTACTGGAAGGCCGGGTAGCGGTGAAGCAACAGGCCGTCCAGGCCTTGTTAAAACCCGGTAACCAGGCCATCCTCGTCAATAACAATGAAAAGCTGAACCTGGTATCCGAGGCAGATGTCAGCGAAGCCATCGCCTGGAAAGAAGGCTATTTTCAGTACAACGACGCTACGATACCGGCTATCATGCAACAGGTTTCCCGCTGGTATGATGTTGATATTGTGTACAAAGACACTGTTAGCAAAAGGACGTTCAACGGAAAGATCAAAAGAGCCACCAGGCTATCCGGAATAGTCAAAGCATTGAAGGAAGGTGGTATCAATTGTGCCATTGATGCCAATCGCTTATTGGTTTACCCTTAG
- a CDS encoding SusC/RagA family TonB-linked outer membrane protein, producing MRVNFALLTTLLLLLRLDSFAQKITIVQKGIPLGKVFNLVQEQSGLSLFYDSRLIKKDKKIDIDVREASVETVMDYCLKDLPFTYVITDNIIVIKEREASLSDDKILFTIKGMITGKDSLPLAGATVMLKEIKRAAQTDTGGNFLVEHVPPGTYTLLISFVGYVNSSKVISVSDRTPPVEVKLQKTDDRLDEITITALGLTRRTRSLTYSTQKVEGEEFSTVKQTNILNNLQGKVAGVQVNRTSGGAGGSVRVVLRGDKSTRNSQPLYVLDGLPIVNPTGGPVAGLYNESPDGGDIISTINPDDIESVSILKGAAASALYGSQGSNGVVLITTRGGSAGATKINLSSSITFEKPSILPQVQYHYGQSASGDVSNPGSEDSWGSKLATEQDPNAMRNFFQTGTTLINSISITGGTARSSQYLSYSNTANQGILPSSSFKQHTLCFRQTGKFLNDKLVVDGSFLGSIQNAQNRLTPGIYYNPLTGLYLLPRNFDLNSYRDFEYFSPSRYLYAQNWWNINYDKDLANGGGWGGQDYQQNPWWVMARNTAHNRNQHALLSASLKYYFNNGFTLQARGYFNHFTNDYERDIYATTQATLSRFNGMMHTIKSANTTAYGDLLLSGSKKLSEDWELNFTAGASLQYLDGKMVSVSGSPTVANVFLESALEKNTIDIRNFDEKSNNPARKEVQSLLGTVQVNFRNRLFIDLSNRNDWSSTLAYTASANKGYNYFSAGAAVVVNEVWQLPQFIDYLRFRASYAVVGNDIAAFSSYPLYTFTRGNGTPPGSAPVVSVQGLGLKPEKNKSLEIGLQWRAFDNRLQLDATWYRSNIVNQYFKGVALPPGLGSGGYADINSGNIRNLGIEATLRYKVIQRSGFEWATTVNMSRNTNKVVELFDPAIIPSTTPNQLYRLQGGTGGYDGILKQGGAYGDIYGSGFLRNAAGHIVVSAATGLPYTVDDIFLGNPNPDVIIGWQNSLSIRNCTFSWLIDGKFGGRVLSVTESYMDQLGVSRRTGEARDNGGQVFFKDAVDEMGQPWKGGVDAERYYKYIGGKTPLAEAFMYSATSIRLREMAIAYRIPFRNKKIGDMRVGIIGNNLFFLKRDAPFDPELVAGVNPGGVGVDVFGLPAYRSVGFSFQYSF from the coding sequence ATGCGGGTCAATTTTGCTTTGCTCACAACACTACTACTGCTACTGCGCCTGGACTCCTTTGCCCAGAAAATAACTATTGTGCAGAAGGGTATCCCGCTTGGTAAAGTATTTAACCTCGTACAGGAACAAAGTGGCCTCTCACTTTTCTACGACAGCCGCCTCATCAAAAAAGATAAGAAGATCGATATCGATGTACGCGAAGCATCGGTAGAAACGGTGATGGATTATTGCCTGAAGGATCTCCCGTTCACCTATGTTATTACCGACAATATCATTGTCATCAAAGAAAGAGAAGCTTCTCTGTCGGATGATAAAATACTCTTCACCATCAAAGGCATGATCACCGGCAAAGACAGCCTGCCTCTCGCAGGCGCTACGGTGATGCTGAAAGAAATAAAGCGGGCCGCACAAACAGATACCGGCGGCAACTTCCTGGTAGAGCATGTGCCGCCAGGTACCTATACACTGCTGATCTCTTTTGTAGGTTATGTCAACAGCAGTAAGGTAATTTCTGTATCAGATCGTACACCTCCTGTAGAGGTCAAATTACAAAAGACAGATGACCGCCTCGATGAGATCACCATCACCGCCCTGGGCCTTACACGCAGAACACGCTCGCTTACCTATTCCACCCAAAAGGTCGAAGGAGAAGAATTCAGTACGGTAAAGCAAACCAACATTCTCAACAACCTCCAGGGCAAAGTGGCGGGTGTGCAGGTAAACCGTACTTCCGGTGGTGCAGGCGGATCGGTACGGGTGGTATTGCGGGGCGATAAATCGACCCGTAATAGTCAGCCGCTCTATGTACTGGATGGCCTGCCGATCGTAAACCCTACCGGGGGACCGGTAGCGGGGCTGTACAATGAATCGCCCGATGGCGGCGATATCATCAGCACCATCAATCCCGATGATATTGAAAGCGTAAGTATACTGAAAGGCGCCGCTGCTTCGGCCCTGTATGGCAGTCAGGGCAGCAATGGCGTAGTGCTCATCACTACCAGGGGTGGCAGTGCCGGTGCAACAAAAATTAATCTATCCAGCAGCATCACCTTCGAAAAACCATCCATCCTGCCACAGGTGCAATACCATTACGGGCAATCGGCTTCGGGCGATGTCAGCAATCCCGGCAGCGAGGACAGTTGGGGCAGTAAGTTAGCTACTGAGCAGGACCCTAATGCCATGCGCAATTTTTTTCAAACAGGTACCACGCTTATCAACAGCATCAGCATAACTGGCGGCACGGCCAGGTCTTCGCAATACCTGTCTTACTCCAACACCGCCAACCAGGGTATCTTACCTTCCAGTAGTTTCAAACAACATACCCTCTGCTTCCGGCAGACAGGGAAATTCCTCAACGACAAACTGGTGGTGGATGGTAGTTTCCTGGGCAGTATTCAGAATGCTCAAAACAGGCTCACGCCTGGTATCTATTATAATCCGCTTACCGGTCTTTACCTCCTGCCACGCAATTTTGATCTGAATAGCTATAGGGATTTTGAATACTTCTCACCCAGCCGCTATCTCTATGCCCAAAACTGGTGGAATATCAATTACGATAAGGACCTGGCCAATGGAGGAGGCTGGGGCGGACAGGATTACCAGCAAAACCCCTGGTGGGTGATGGCCCGCAATACTGCGCACAACCGCAACCAGCATGCCTTGTTATCTGCTTCCCTGAAATATTATTTCAACAATGGTTTTACCCTGCAAGCCCGTGGCTATTTCAATCATTTCACCAACGATTATGAACGCGATATTTATGCTACCACCCAGGCCACCCTGTCGAGGTTCAACGGTATGATGCATACGATCAAATCGGCTAACACCACCGCCTATGGTGATCTGTTGCTCAGCGGCAGCAAGAAACTGAGCGAAGATTGGGAGCTCAACTTTACAGCCGGTGCTTCGCTGCAATACCTGGATGGAAAAATGGTGTCCGTGAGTGGTTCCCCCACCGTAGCCAATGTATTCCTCGAATCGGCACTGGAAAAGAATACCATTGATATCCGCAACTTCGATGAGAAGTCAAACAACCCTGCCCGGAAAGAAGTGCAATCGCTGCTGGGCACGGTGCAGGTTAATTTCAGGAACAGGTTGTTCATCGACCTGTCTAACCGCAATGACTGGTCATCTACCCTGGCCTATACCGCATCGGCCAATAAGGGATACAATTATTTTTCGGCCGGTGCGGCGGTTGTCGTCAACGAAGTATGGCAGTTGCCGCAGTTTATAGATTACCTGCGCTTCCGCGCTTCCTATGCAGTGGTGGGCAATGATATTGCCGCTTTCAGCAGCTACCCCTTATACACTTTTACCAGGGGCAATGGTACCCCTCCGGGAAGTGCACCGGTTGTTTCCGTGCAGGGGCTTGGCCTGAAACCGGAGAAAAACAAATCACTGGAAATTGGCCTGCAATGGAGGGCTTTTGATAACAGGCTGCAGCTCGATGCCACCTGGTACAGGTCGAATATTGTAAACCAGTATTTTAAAGGAGTGGCTTTACCTCCGGGCCTCGGCTCCGGCGGCTATGCCGATATCAACAGCGGTAATATCCGCAACCTGGGTATCGAAGCCACCCTGCGTTATAAGGTCATTCAGCGCAGTGGATTTGAATGGGCCACTACGGTCAATATGTCCCGCAACACCAATAAGGTCGTTGAATTGTTTGATCCTGCTATTATTCCCAGTACTACTCCCAATCAGTTGTACCGGCTGCAGGGGGGCACCGGTGGGTATGATGGCATATTGAAGCAGGGCGGGGCCTATGGAGATATTTATGGCAGCGGCTTCCTGCGCAATGCTGCCGGTCACATCGTGGTATCGGCAGCCACCGGCTTGCCCTACACGGTAGATGACATATTTCTGGGCAACCCTAACCCCGATGTGATCATTGGCTGGCAAAACAGCCTGTCCATCCGCAATTGCACCTTTAGCTGGCTCATCGATGGGAAATTTGGTGGCAGGGTATTGAGTGTTACCGAAAGTTATATGGATCAGCTCGGCGTTAGCCGGCGAACAGGAGAAGCCCGGGATAATGGCGGACAGGTTTTCTTTAAAGATGCGGTGGATGAAATGGGGCAGCCCTGGAAGGGCGGCGTAGATGCGGAACGCTATTATAAATATATTGGAGGGAAGACGCCGCTGGCCGAAGCCTTTATGTACAGCGCCACTTCCATTCGCCTGCGGGAAATGGCCATCGCCTACAGGATACCCTTCCGCAACAAGAAAATAGGCGATATGCGCGTGGGAATTATTGGCAACAACCTTTTTTTCCTGAAGCGTGATGCGCCTTTTGATCCTGAACTGGTAGCCGGTGTCAATCCCGGCGGGGTAGGGGTCGATGTTTTTGGCTTGCCTGCCTACAGAAGTGTGGGTTTTAGTTTTCAATATTCTTTTTAA